A genome region from Deltaproteobacteria bacterium includes the following:
- a CDS encoding NADH-quinone oxidoreductase subunit C — MDKKSLLEMVSARFGDRIECGPEANPTPFIIVRNPQKDLLDIVKTLRDDSGFSFKYLATVAATDHPPVSEKKGEPPPPGPGHQFSTAVLKSYEHGTTLMVKAKLDRNNPHVPSLAGLYGAAIWHEREQYDLLGVIYDGHPDLRRIMLPDDWTGHPLRKDWTEQDNYRGIQTTRESMHDIFARRVKETEGYDFRRGGSAAGEETAES, encoded by the coding sequence ATGGACAAGAAGTCGCTGCTCGAAATGGTGTCAGCAAGGTTTGGCGACCGCATCGAGTGCGGTCCCGAAGCCAACCCGACGCCTTTCATTATCGTCAGGAACCCGCAGAAGGACCTGCTGGATATCGTCAAGACGCTGCGGGACGATTCCGGGTTCAGCTTCAAGTATCTGGCGACCGTCGCCGCCACCGATCACCCGCCCGTATCCGAGAAAAAGGGCGAACCGCCGCCCCCCGGTCCCGGACACCAGTTCTCGACGGCCGTGCTGAAGAGCTACGAACACGGCACGACGCTGATGGTGAAGGCAAAGCTCGATCGCAACAACCCGCATGTGCCATCGCTGGCGGGCCTCTACGGCGCCGCCATCTGGCATGAACGCGAGCAGTACGATCTTCTCGGCGTGATCTACGACGGGCACCCGGACCTGCGCCGGATCATGCTCCCGGACGACTGGACCGGACACCCGCTCCGCAAGGACTGGACCGAGCAGGACAACTACCGCGGCATCCAGACGACCCGCGAATCGATGCACGACATCTTTGCCCGCCGCGTAAAGGAGACCGAGGGTTACGACTTCCGCCGTGGCGGCAGCGCCGCCGGCGAGGAGACAGCCGAATCATGA
- a CDS encoding NADH-quinone oxidoreductase subunit J: MKNKLIAGLSVLAAIVASSLLTTGEHPFFRAAAVATVTGAFGVILLPNIVRAALCLMLTFFGVAIFYVMLGADLLAAFQVLVYIGGILVMILFAVMFTQRRGEQSYLNPSKGPLTLIGSAALCGGLYFILRRIIATTSFPVRPERPIGSTVQAIGDHIVTSHVIPFEVIAVLLLMTLVGTVVLIKKEINAEEDALS; this comes from the coding sequence ATGAAGAACAAGCTCATCGCGGGCCTCTCCGTCCTCGCTGCAATCGTCGCATCCAGCTTGCTGACCACCGGCGAGCACCCCTTTTTCCGGGCAGCGGCCGTGGCAACCGTGACCGGAGCCTTCGGCGTCATCCTTCTGCCGAATATCGTCCGGGCGGCACTGTGCCTGATGCTCACGTTTTTCGGCGTCGCCATCTTCTACGTCATGCTGGGGGCCGACCTGCTGGCGGCATTCCAGGTACTGGTCTATATCGGCGGCATCCTGGTGATGATCCTCTTCGCCGTCATGTTCACCCAGCGTCGCGGCGAGCAGAGCTACCTGAACCCATCCAAGGGGCCGCTCACCCTGATCGGATCGGCTGCGCTTTGCGGCGGCCTGTATTTCATCCTGCGCAGGATTATCGCCACCACCAGCTTCCCGGTGCGTCCCGAACGGCCGATCGGCTCGACGGTCCAGGCGATCGGCGACCACATCGTGACCAGTCACGTCATCCCCTTCGAGGTGATCGCCGTGCTGCTGCTCATGACCCTTGTGGGCACCGTCGTCCTGATCAAGAAAGAGATCAACGCCGAGGAGGACGCGCTCTCTTGA
- a CDS encoding 4Fe-4S dicluster domain-containing protein, producing MTAAADPTGSSPAFADDPDFGKRPGDAVEMFETCTGCAICRDACPMFVDLFGLIEGRDTLGDAGLIGNRREVLLDKCFQCGLCVRNCPIGFDFPAIAFQHRMEAAHGGRKAGGLRTLAGASAWRKLGSILAPVANWLLGSRLFRWLMEKLTGIDRRQRIAPFSTQTFSGWFRKRLKAATGELSRGKVLLIVSETVNGHYPAEGQAAVELLEKSGFEVKVVVLDDVGERAFASGLKDEAVRNIRRALRQVQVLLDGGFEPVASNTELVHFFQSSSGKLLDSGADSELLPIAARVRELTAFMWDCQRRGLLPPPRNEVHETVAWHSACTARALGTGESGYNLLKTIPGLDIRRIDAGCCGLGGGWGAAVENFEHAQKSAAQVVTEIQKSGVSLAATACAGCRVQIAPAAVGTAHPVELYWRSVGE from the coding sequence ATGACGGCAGCAGCAGACCCCACTGGCAGCAGTCCGGCGTTCGCCGATGATCCGGATTTCGGCAAGCGGCCAGGTGATGCGGTCGAAATGTTTGAAACCTGCACTGGGTGCGCCATTTGCCGTGACGCGTGTCCGATGTTCGTGGACCTGTTCGGCCTGATCGAAGGCCGCGACACGCTTGGCGACGCCGGTTTGATCGGAAACCGGCGCGAAGTGCTGCTGGACAAGTGCTTCCAGTGCGGTCTTTGCGTCAGGAACTGCCCGATCGGTTTCGACTTTCCTGCCATCGCATTCCAGCATCGAATGGAAGCGGCTCATGGCGGCCGGAAGGCGGGTGGCCTGCGGACACTTGCCGGAGCATCCGCATGGCGGAAACTTGGCAGCATCCTTGCGCCAGTTGCGAACTGGCTCCTTGGAAGCCGGCTGTTCCGGTGGCTCATGGAGAAGCTGACCGGCATCGACCGGCGGCAGCGGATTGCACCGTTCAGCACACAGACATTTTCCGGCTGGTTCAGGAAACGACTGAAGGCCGCAACCGGGGAATTGTCTCGCGGGAAGGTACTGCTCATCGTCAGCGAGACGGTGAACGGCCACTACCCGGCAGAAGGGCAGGCAGCGGTGGAACTGCTGGAAAAGTCCGGCTTCGAAGTGAAAGTGGTCGTTCTGGATGACGTGGGCGAGAGAGCCTTTGCCTCTGGCCTGAAGGATGAAGCCGTACGGAATATCAGGCGTGCGCTCCGGCAGGTACAGGTTTTGCTGGATGGCGGTTTTGAGCCGGTGGCGTCGAACACGGAACTGGTGCACTTTTTCCAGAGCAGCTCCGGCAAGCTGCTTGATTCCGGCGCCGACAGCGAACTCCTGCCGATAGCGGCGCGGGTCCGGGAGCTCACTGCATTTATGTGGGATTGCCAGCGCCGCGGGCTGTTGCCTCCGCCCAGGAACGAGGTCCACGAGACGGTCGCCTGGCATTCAGCCTGCACGGCCCGTGCGCTCGGAACCGGCGAATCCGGTTACAACCTGCTGAAAACCATTCCGGGGCTGGATATCAGGCGAATTGATGCTGGCTGTTGCGGTTTGGGCGGAGGATGGGGCGCCGCCGTGGAGAATTTCGAGCACGCCCAGAAGTCGGCGGCACAGGTGGTGACGGAGATCCAGAAATCAGGCGTATCGCTCGCTGCCACTGCCTGCGCCGGATGCCGTGTCCAGATCGCACCGGCCGCCGTGGGGACCGCGCATCCAGTGGAGCTTTACTGGCGGAGCGTGGGCGAATGA
- a CDS encoding sodium:solute symporter family protein: MPLGSADFAIVAVYLAAMIAAGWYFSGRTRHFKDYFLAGGALTTPLLVCTLVSTYYELDVTFATSERAYYNGMAAWFWLSRPYYVAILLAAVLVAKRLRGHGYYTLPDVVGARYGDGARVTVATACFVYSLPITALAGMGALFETLGLPRDIGLFLGASVCAVYTLMGGLWADVITDTVQFVLMCLAVAILIPYALEWSGGFGFTDHLPGAHLTASGGLSPWLIAAWSAGALTVFVEPAFYQRIFAARSEKDVTRALIIGIFLWAAYDWGVTLVGMIARSAVEQGMLAEGLPGRTALLTLAMTLLPVGLKGLFIGGVLAAAMSSVDSYSLLASGNLVYDIWRPLVRPQMTDQQLVRATRIGVFAVTLGGLALSFAFDRISDAWIFMSSVLASVAFVPVLGAVFLKPARQAGLASSLAGLLSLAGFYICIYGFGTYNADEESWAWQVGGAEIWREYGVLVALPISAAAFAVANMLSREPRS, translated from the coding sequence ATGCCCCTGGGTTCCGCCGATTTCGCCATTGTGGCCGTGTACCTGGCAGCCATGATCGCCGCCGGGTGGTATTTTTCGGGCCGCACGCGGCATTTCAAGGACTATTTCCTTGCCGGCGGGGCACTGACGACACCGCTGCTCGTCTGCACACTGGTCAGTACCTACTACGAACTGGACGTTACCTTCGCAACCAGCGAGCGCGCCTACTACAACGGAATGGCCGCCTGGTTCTGGCTCTCCCGGCCGTACTACGTGGCGATCCTGCTGGCAGCCGTGCTGGTGGCCAAGCGGCTCCGGGGGCACGGTTACTACACCCTCCCCGATGTTGTCGGCGCCCGCTACGGTGACGGAGCGCGGGTCACCGTCGCTACCGCCTGCTTCGTATACTCGCTCCCTATCACCGCACTGGCTGGCATGGGCGCACTGTTTGAGACACTGGGCTTGCCACGCGATATCGGGCTTTTCCTCGGCGCCTCGGTCTGTGCCGTTTACACCCTCATGGGCGGCCTGTGGGCGGACGTCATTACCGACACTGTCCAGTTCGTCCTCATGTGCCTGGCGGTCGCCATCCTGATTCCCTATGCCCTTGAGTGGAGCGGGGGTTTCGGCTTCACGGATCATCTGCCCGGAGCGCATCTCACCGCTTCCGGCGGATTGAGTCCCTGGCTCATTGCGGCCTGGTCGGCCGGCGCGCTCACGGTATTTGTTGAGCCCGCCTTCTACCAGCGCATCTTCGCAGCGCGGTCGGAGAAGGATGTCACCCGGGCGCTCATCATCGGCATCTTTCTCTGGGCCGCGTATGACTGGGGCGTGACCCTCGTGGGGATGATCGCCCGCTCGGCGGTCGAGCAGGGGATGCTGGCCGAGGGGCTCCCCGGCCGCACCGCGCTGCTCACCCTTGCCATGACGCTGCTGCCGGTCGGTCTCAAGGGACTATTTATCGGTGGCGTGCTGGCGGCCGCCATGTCGAGCGTCGATTCCTATTCGCTTCTGGCGAGCGGGAACCTCGTTTATGACATCTGGCGGCCGCTTGTCCGGCCGCAAATGACAGACCAGCAACTCGTCCGGGCGACGCGAATCGGCGTCTTTGCGGTCACTCTGGGGGGCCTGGCCCTCTCGTTCGCTTTCGACCGGATATCAGATGCCTGGATATTCATGTCCAGTGTGCTGGCCTCGGTGGCCTTTGTCCCGGTGCTGGGGGCTGTTTTCCTGAAACCGGCCAGGCAGGCAGGACTCGCCTCATCACTGGCAGGCCTTCTGTCTCTGGCGGGCTTTTACATCTGCATATACGGATTCGGAACCTACAATGCCGATGAAGAGTCCTGGGCATGGCAGGTAGGCGGCGCCGAAATCTGGCGTGAATACGGGGTGTTGGTGGCCCTGCCCATCTCGGCCGCGGCCTTCGCCGTGGCTAACATGCTGTCGCGGGAGCCCCGGTCATGA
- a CDS encoding NADH-quinone oxidoreductase subunit D: MSSLVTQLKSDEMLLNMGPQHPSTHGVLRFILKTDGEIVTACEPDVGFLHRSIEKICEKCDYPGFMPYTDRVDYLAAMNANHAYALAVERLAGIEVPRRAQVIRVITDELNRIICHGAIGVGALGMDLGAATPFLHAMRERETVNDIIEELCGARLTYNYVRIGGVWFDLPDGFVEKVTAFLNHFELAWEEINRLLTDSVIFRTRLMNVGTITAGDAVSYGLVGPVLRATGIKRDVRRDQPYAIYPELEFDIPVGTGTFGTLGDCFDRHLVRVEEVRQSVKIVRQCLKLLEPGPVIAKVPKNIKPPAWADVYSAVEAPRGEMGFYLMSNGTGKAHRCKIRTGSFAAMSIISRMAPGMMIADLVAFIASLDVVAPEIDR; the protein is encoded by the coding sequence ATGAGCAGCCTCGTTACCCAGCTCAAATCCGACGAAATGCTCCTCAACATGGGGCCCCAGCACCCGTCTACCCACGGCGTGCTGCGCTTCATTCTCAAGACCGACGGCGAGATCGTGACGGCCTGCGAACCCGACGTGGGATTTCTGCACCGCTCGATCGAGAAGATCTGCGAAAAGTGCGACTACCCCGGTTTCATGCCGTATACCGACCGGGTGGACTACCTGGCCGCAATGAACGCCAACCACGCCTATGCCCTGGCGGTCGAACGGCTTGCGGGGATCGAGGTGCCGCGCCGGGCACAGGTCATCCGCGTCATCACCGACGAACTGAACCGCATCATCTGCCACGGCGCCATCGGCGTCGGCGCCCTTGGCATGGACCTCGGCGCCGCGACGCCGTTCCTCCACGCCATGCGCGAGCGGGAGACGGTGAACGACATCATCGAGGAACTGTGCGGCGCCCGGCTAACCTACAATTACGTCCGCATCGGCGGCGTCTGGTTCGATCTGCCCGACGGCTTTGTCGAAAAGGTCACGGCCTTCCTCAACCACTTCGAACTGGCATGGGAAGAGATCAACCGACTGCTTACCGATTCGGTAATCTTCCGCACCCGCCTGATGAACGTCGGCACGATCACCGCCGGGGATGCCGTGAGCTATGGCCTCGTGGGACCGGTCCTGCGGGCGACCGGTATCAAGCGCGACGTCCGCCGGGACCAGCCCTACGCGATCTACCCGGAACTGGAGTTCGACATTCCGGTGGGAACCGGCACGTTCGGAACGCTCGGCGACTGCTTTGACCGCCATCTGGTCCGCGTCGAGGAAGTGCGCCAGTCGGTCAAGATCGTCCGGCAGTGCCTGAAACTGCTGGAACCGGGACCGGTGATCGCCAAGGTGCCCAAAAACATCAAGCCGCCGGCCTGGGCCGATGTCTATTCGGCCGTCGAGGCGCCTCGCGGCGAGATGGGCTTCTATCTCATGTCCAACGGCACGGGAAAAGCCCACCGGTGCAAGATCCGCACGGGATCATTCGCGGCCATGAGCATCATCAGCAGGATGGCGCCGGGCATGATGATCGCAGACCTTGTGGCATTCATCGCGTCGCTGGACGTGGTGGCGCCCGAGATCGACCGGTAA
- a CDS encoding NADH-quinone oxidoreductase subunit H: protein MLQQIADKWIAGEGLLGGVFQGASPYLVYSVTMLIGAILALVIAAHLAGIYSWAERRIAGRIQSRIGPNRVGPQGFLQWAVDGLKTFQKEDLIPQDADSVIFRIAPYLSFCGMFLVFVVLPFSNTLVVADLNIGIVYILAVSSIEVLGVMLAGYGSNSKWAFYGGMRSAAQLVSYEIPVGLALLSMVLLSGSLNLNQIVLSQSHEGFFRSILAWNFFATPFAFIAFFAYFTAAIAEINRAPFDLPEAESELVAGFCTEYSGMRFLFFFFAEWANIFVISMIAVVVFFGGWTVPGVHTAAQWEAITPYIIYGALILTVIGATWVGYRMGVRADEPTRLTKPTGDLGTTILAVVLGWGPAFTALAVLSLFIAFGLPSAAPAVIKNAAQFGVIFIKAHILVFLVIQLRWTVPRLRVDQLMMLCWKYLMPVTFVCILGNMAWIAFIDMNGTAANLTRVVLFALTNLLILKYILMVVQNLRHAKANFDFKLAV, encoded by the coding sequence ATGTTGCAGCAGATCGCAGACAAGTGGATAGCCGGGGAAGGACTTCTCGGCGGCGTATTCCAGGGAGCGAGCCCCTACCTCGTCTATTCCGTCACGATGCTGATTGGCGCCATCCTGGCGCTCGTTATCGCGGCACATCTGGCAGGCATCTATTCGTGGGCCGAGCGGCGCATCGCCGGGCGCATCCAGTCCCGCATCGGCCCCAACCGGGTCGGACCGCAGGGATTTCTCCAGTGGGCCGTGGACGGGCTCAAGACCTTCCAGAAGGAAGACCTGATTCCGCAGGACGCCGACTCCGTGATTTTCCGGATCGCGCCCTACCTATCGTTCTGCGGCATGTTCCTCGTATTCGTCGTACTCCCCTTCTCCAACACGCTGGTCGTGGCGGACCTCAATATCGGAATCGTCTACATCCTCGCCGTCAGTTCCATCGAAGTGCTGGGCGTGATGCTCGCCGGCTACGGATCGAACTCCAAGTGGGCGTTTTATGGTGGCATGCGCTCGGCCGCCCAGCTCGTTTCCTACGAGATCCCGGTGGGGCTCGCCCTTCTGTCCATGGTTCTCCTGTCCGGATCGCTCAACCTGAACCAGATCGTGCTCTCACAGTCGCACGAGGGGTTCTTCCGGTCGATACTCGCGTGGAACTTCTTCGCGACGCCATTCGCGTTCATCGCCTTCTTCGCCTATTTCACGGCGGCCATTGCGGAGATCAACCGCGCTCCGTTCGACCTGCCCGAGGCCGAGAGCGAACTCGTCGCCGGTTTCTGCACCGAGTATTCCGGCATGCGGTTCCTGTTCTTCTTCTTTGCCGAGTGGGCCAACATCTTCGTGATCAGCATGATCGCCGTCGTCGTGTTCTTCGGCGGCTGGACGGTGCCCGGCGTGCATACCGCCGCCCAGTGGGAAGCGATCACGCCCTACATCATTTACGGGGCCCTCATCCTGACCGTGATAGGGGCCACCTGGGTCGGCTACCGGATGGGTGTCCGTGCCGACGAGCCCACACGGCTTACCAAGCCCACCGGCGATCTCGGGACGACGATCCTGGCCGTTGTGCTGGGCTGGGGGCCGGCCTTCACCGCCCTGGCCGTCCTGTCGCTGTTCATCGCCTTCGGGCTGCCGTCGGCCGCACCTGCGGTCATCAAGAACGCCGCCCAGTTCGGCGTCATCTTCATCAAGGCGCACATTCTCGTATTTCTGGTGATCCAGCTCCGCTGGACCGTGCCGCGCCTGCGTGTGGACCAGCTCATGATGCTCTGCTGGAAATACCTCATGCCCGTCACTTTCGTCTGTATCCTGGGCAACATGGCCTGGATTGCCTTTATCGACATGAATGGGACGGCCGCGAACCTGACACGCGTGGTACTGTTCGCACTGACGAACCTGCTCATCCTGAAATACATCCTGATGGTGGTGCAGAACCTGCGTCACGCGAAAGCCAATTTCGACTTCAAGCTGGCCGTCTGA
- the nuoB gene encoding NADH-quinone oxidoreductase subunit NuoB gives MTDTKTTVAVPQTIDTSYYSPKDGGIITANTDDFLNWVRANSMWYMLFGLACCAIELMQTGGPRADLDRFGAVFRASPRQSDLIIVAGTLTYKMASRVKILYDQMPEPKYVISMGSCSNCGGLFEQGYSVCKGVDKIIPVDVYVPGCPPRPEALTEGVMKLQEIVKRERFLRRKTA, from the coding sequence ATGACTGACACGAAAACCACAGTCGCCGTCCCCCAGACAATCGATACCAGCTACTACAGCCCCAAGGACGGCGGCATCATCACCGCCAATACCGACGACTTTCTCAACTGGGTCCGTGCGAACAGCATGTGGTACATGCTGTTCGGACTTGCCTGCTGCGCCATCGAACTGATGCAGACGGGCGGACCCCGCGCCGATCTCGACCGCTTCGGTGCCGTCTTCCGCGCCTCGCCGCGCCAGTCGGATCTCATCATCGTGGCCGGGACACTGACCTACAAGATGGCCAGCCGCGTGAAGATTCTCTACGACCAGATGCCCGAGCCGAAATACGTCATCTCGATGGGTTCCTGCTCCAACTGCGGTGGCCTGTTCGAACAGGGCTATTCGGTATGCAAGGGCGTGGACAAGATCATCCCGGTGGATGTCTACGTGCCCGGCTGCCCGCCGCGGCCCGAGGCACTCACCGAAGGAGTCATGAAGCTGCAGGAGATCGTCAAGCGTGAACGGTTCCTGCGCCGCAAGACCGCCTGA
- the nuoK gene encoding NADH-quinone oxidoreductase subunit NuoK translates to MNEALLTDYLNLAALLFCMGLFAIISRRNTVAVLMGVELILNAANINFIAFSHYVTGHVDGHIFAAFVIMLAAAEAAVGLAIVLVVYRNFRNINIDSVSTLRN, encoded by the coding sequence TTGAACGAGGCGTTGCTCACCGACTACCTGAACCTCGCCGCCCTGCTGTTCTGCATGGGACTGTTCGCCATCATCTCCCGGCGGAACACCGTCGCCGTCCTGATGGGCGTGGAACTGATCCTGAACGCCGCGAACATCAACTTCATCGCATTCAGCCACTATGTCACCGGCCATGTGGATGGCCACATCTTTGCCGCATTTGTCATCATGCTGGCCGCGGCAGAAGCCGCCGTGGGCCTGGCAATCGTGCTGGTCGTTTACCGCAACTTCCGCAACATCAACATCGACTCGGTCAGCACGCTGCGCAACTAG
- a CDS encoding NADH-quinone oxidoreductase subunit A yields MYYQFGHVLVFIALGAGFIAIALTASHLVAPSKQSVIKQTSYECGELPIGNSWAQFNVRFYTIAIDFLIFDVEVTLLYPTAAVFRSWVEKGYGPALFVWVGTFVVILAIGLFYVWGKGDLKWVKELGSTVPKPGTNP; encoded by the coding sequence ATGTACTACCAGTTTGGCCACGTACTGGTTTTTATCGCGCTGGGAGCGGGTTTCATCGCTATCGCGCTCACCGCGAGCCACCTGGTCGCCCCATCGAAACAGTCGGTCATCAAGCAAACTTCTTATGAATGCGGCGAACTTCCCATCGGGAACTCCTGGGCCCAGTTCAACGTCCGCTTCTATACTATCGCCATCGACTTCCTGATTTTCGACGTGGAAGTAACCCTGCTCTATCCCACCGCCGCCGTATTCCGGAGCTGGGTCGAAAAGGGCTACGGACCGGCCCTTTTTGTATGGGTCGGAACATTCGTGGTCATTCTGGCCATCGGCCTCTTTTACGTGTGGGGCAAGGGCGACCTGAAGTGGGTGAAAGAGCTGGGCAGCACGGTGCCAAAACCGGGAACAAACCCTTAG
- a CDS encoding NADH-quinone oxidoreductase subunit I produces the protein MEAQKQEYHPEPFSTGYFADIWNTAKSLFYGMSNTMSHLFRAPSTVQYPEVDVKATLPDRYRGFLTVDMDVCISCRNCEKACPIDCIWIEDVKLDRVDIIGNNGKPSKKMLYPVVFNIDLGKCMYCGLCTEPCPTDAIHFTKEFERATTDFHNLYFEFVSPEERKEVLAKREKFEAKEAEAKAKKAAAAAAAAAAKPAETATPATPPTEPPKS, from the coding sequence ATGGAAGCACAGAAGCAGGAATACCACCCCGAACCGTTCTCAACGGGCTATTTTGCCGACATCTGGAACACCGCAAAGTCGCTGTTCTACGGCATGTCGAACACGATGAGCCACCTGTTCCGGGCTCCCAGCACCGTCCAGTACCCGGAAGTGGACGTGAAGGCGACGCTTCCCGACCGCTACCGCGGCTTCCTGACCGTGGACATGGACGTCTGCATCTCCTGCCGTAACTGCGAAAAGGCGTGCCCGATCGACTGCATCTGGATCGAGGACGTCAAGCTCGACCGGGTTGATATCATTGGCAACAACGGCAAGCCGAGCAAGAAGATGCTCTACCCGGTCGTCTTCAATATCGACCTTGGCAAGTGCATGTATTGCGGTCTTTGCACCGAACCCTGCCCCACTGACGCGATCCACTTCACCAAGGAGTTCGAGCGCGCCACGACGGATTTCCATAACCTGTATTTCGAATTCGTCTCGCCCGAAGAGCGCAAGGAAGTTCTCGCCAAGCGGGAAAAGTTCGAGGCCAAAGAGGCTGAAGCCAAGGCCAAAAAAGCGGCTGCGGCAGCCGCCGCTGCTGCTGCCAAGCCGGCTGAAACGGCGACTCCCGCCACCCCCCCGACAGAGCCCCCGAAGAGCTGA